In Leifsonia sp. ZF2019, a genomic segment contains:
- the gltB gene encoding glutamate synthase large subunit — MAFTPPHTRFSTLPAKQGLYDPAEEKDACGLAMVATLRGTAGHDIIDAALQALRNLEHRGAVGSDAGTGDGAGIVTQVPDAFLRAVSGLELPAAGRYAVGNAFLPTGAEERAAIKSAVEAIAVEQDLTVLGWREVPVRPGELGTLARDAMPVIEQLYVASTRTDEKGDLVAGIALDRQTFFLRKRAERELDLYFSSLSSRTIVYKGMVTTLQLEPFYPDLSDQRFASKLALVHSRYSTNTFPSWPLAQPFRMIAHNGEINTVQGNRNWMRARQSQLESELLGDLSPVFPIVTPGASDSASFDEVVELISLTGRSLPHAVMMMVPEAWENQTEIDPVRRDFYEYHSMLMEPWDGPAAIVFTDGSLVGATLDRNGLRPGRYVVTNDGLVVLASEIGVLDIEPSRVVRKGRLRPGRMFLVDTVAGRLIEDDEIKSELANGAPYGEWLDEGRINLKDLPEREHIVHTPASITRRQRTFGYTEEEVRILLKPMATTGAEPLGAMGSDTPVAVLSDRPRLLFDYFTQQFAQVTNPPLDSIREEVVTSLKLGLGPERNLLSAGPEHARQVVLDFPVIDNDELAKIQHMDPRPGSRLATTIRGLYRFDAGTDAMERRLAEMCDEVDEAIEAGAQFIVLSDRDSNKDLAPIPSLLMLAAVHHHLIRAENRMKVGLIVEAGDVREVHHVALLIGYGASAINPYLAMETCEELVRSGLIPGVSPEKAVKNVIKALGKGVLKIMSKMGISTVSSYAAAQAFEAVGLSQEFVDRYFTGTTSKLGGVGIEVIAAENLSRHESAYPAESAIVAHERLATGGEYQWRRDGAPHLFNPETVFRLQHSTRTRRYDIFREYTKLVDDQAESLMTLRGMFALKSGERTPVPLDEVEPIESIVKRFSTGAMSYGSISKEAHETLAIAMNRLGAKSNTGEGGEDLERLLDPERRSAIKQVASGRFGVTSMYLTHADDIQIKLAQGAKPGEGGQLPPTKVYPWVARTRHATAGVGLISPPPHHDIYSIEDLKQLIFDLKRANPGARIHVKLVSESGIGAVAAGTAKALADVILVSGHDGGTGASPVNSLKHAGTPWELGLAETQQTLMLNGMRERVVVQVDGQLKTGRDVIVGALLGAEEFGFATAPLVVSGCIMMRVCHLDTCPVGVATQNPELRSRFSGKPEFVVNFFEFIAQEVREYLAELGFRTLDEAIGHAELLDVDRAVNHWKASGMDLSPILHGPAFPADAPRKNGRAQDHELDEHFDNQLIDASRDVLANGGTLSLTLPIRNTERAVGTMLGHEVTKARGENGLPSGSIDITLTGSAGQSLGAFLPAGITLRLEGDSNDYVGKGLSGGQIVVRPSKDAVFPAERNVIAGNVIGYGATQGSMFIRGIVGERFLVRNSGATAVVEGVGDHALEYMTGGLAVILGGTGRNLGAGMSGGTAYVYELKEDRVNRDSLASGELELLPLGSADVEIVRDLLEKHRAETGSALADRLLEDFDATVGKFVKLLPRDYAAVLQMRQEAVDEGLDPDGDIVWNRILEVTGG, encoded by the coding sequence ATGGCGTTCACGCCTCCCCACACCCGGTTCAGCACCCTTCCTGCGAAGCAGGGTCTCTACGACCCCGCCGAGGAGAAGGACGCCTGCGGTCTCGCGATGGTCGCGACCCTGCGCGGCACCGCCGGGCACGACATCATCGACGCCGCGCTGCAGGCGCTGCGCAACCTCGAGCACCGCGGCGCTGTCGGCTCCGACGCCGGAACCGGCGACGGGGCGGGCATCGTCACGCAGGTGCCCGACGCCTTCCTGCGCGCCGTCTCGGGCCTCGAGCTCCCGGCGGCCGGACGGTACGCGGTCGGCAACGCGTTCCTGCCCACGGGGGCGGAGGAGCGCGCGGCGATCAAGTCCGCCGTCGAGGCCATCGCCGTCGAGCAGGACCTCACCGTCCTCGGCTGGCGCGAGGTTCCCGTCCGCCCCGGCGAGCTCGGCACGCTGGCGCGCGACGCGATGCCGGTCATCGAGCAGCTCTACGTCGCCAGCACACGCACGGACGAGAAGGGCGACCTCGTCGCGGGCATCGCGCTCGACCGGCAGACGTTCTTCCTCCGCAAGCGCGCCGAGCGCGAGCTCGACCTGTACTTCTCGTCGCTGTCGAGCCGCACCATCGTCTACAAGGGCATGGTCACGACGCTCCAGCTCGAGCCGTTCTATCCCGATCTGTCCGACCAGCGCTTCGCCTCGAAGCTCGCGCTCGTGCACTCGCGCTACTCGACGAACACGTTCCCGTCGTGGCCTCTCGCGCAGCCGTTCCGGATGATCGCGCACAACGGCGAGATCAACACGGTGCAGGGCAACCGCAACTGGATGCGCGCCCGGCAGTCGCAGCTCGAGAGCGAGCTGCTGGGCGATCTCTCGCCCGTCTTCCCGATCGTGACGCCGGGTGCGAGCGACTCCGCGTCGTTCGACGAGGTCGTGGAGCTCATCTCGCTCACCGGTCGTTCGCTGCCGCACGCGGTGATGATGATGGTGCCGGAGGCGTGGGAGAACCAGACCGAGATCGACCCGGTCCGGCGCGACTTCTACGAGTACCACTCGATGCTCATGGAGCCGTGGGACGGCCCGGCCGCGATCGTCTTCACCGACGGCTCGCTCGTCGGCGCGACGCTGGACCGCAACGGACTGCGCCCGGGCCGCTACGTCGTCACCAACGACGGCCTCGTCGTGCTGGCCTCCGAGATCGGCGTGCTCGACATCGAGCCGAGCAGGGTCGTGCGCAAGGGCCGACTGCGCCCGGGTCGCATGTTCCTCGTGGACACCGTCGCCGGCCGGCTGATCGAGGACGACGAGATCAAATCCGAGCTCGCCAACGGCGCGCCGTACGGCGAGTGGCTCGACGAGGGCCGCATCAACCTCAAGGACCTCCCGGAGCGCGAGCACATCGTGCACACTCCGGCCTCCATCACCCGCCGTCAGCGCACGTTCGGGTACACGGAGGAGGAGGTGCGCATCCTCCTCAAGCCGATGGCGACCACCGGCGCGGAGCCGCTCGGCGCCATGGGCTCCGACACGCCCGTGGCAGTGCTCTCCGACCGTCCGCGGCTGCTCTTCGACTACTTCACGCAGCAGTTCGCCCAGGTGACCAACCCGCCGCTGGACTCGATCCGCGAAGAGGTCGTCACCTCGCTGAAGCTCGGCCTGGGCCCGGAGCGCAACCTGCTCTCCGCCGGACCGGAGCACGCACGCCAGGTCGTCCTCGACTTCCCGGTGATCGACAACGACGAGCTCGCGAAGATCCAGCACATGGACCCGCGCCCGGGCAGCCGCCTGGCCACGACGATCCGCGGCCTCTACCGCTTCGACGCGGGCACGGACGCCATGGAGCGCCGTCTCGCCGAGATGTGCGACGAGGTCGACGAGGCCATCGAGGCCGGTGCCCAGTTCATCGTGCTGAGCGACCGCGACTCCAACAAGGATCTCGCCCCCATCCCGTCGCTGCTCATGCTCGCGGCCGTCCACCACCACCTGATCCGCGCCGAGAACCGCATGAAGGTCGGGCTCATCGTGGAGGCGGGCGACGTGCGCGAGGTGCACCACGTCGCGCTCCTGATCGGCTACGGCGCCTCGGCGATCAACCCGTATCTGGCGATGGAGACCTGCGAGGAGCTGGTCCGTTCTGGTCTGATCCCGGGCGTCTCGCCGGAGAAGGCCGTGAAGAACGTCATCAAGGCGCTCGGCAAGGGCGTCCTCAAGATCATGTCCAAGATGGGCATCTCCACCGTGTCGTCGTACGCGGCGGCGCAGGCGTTCGAGGCCGTCGGCCTCAGTCAGGAGTTCGTCGACCGCTACTTCACCGGCACCACGAGCAAGCTCGGCGGCGTCGGCATCGAGGTCATCGCGGCCGAGAACCTGTCGCGTCACGAGAGCGCCTACCCGGCCGAGAGCGCGATCGTCGCGCACGAGCGGCTGGCGACCGGCGGCGAGTACCAGTGGCGCCGTGACGGCGCGCCGCACCTCTTCAACCCGGAGACGGTCTTCCGGCTCCAGCACTCGACGCGCACGCGCCGGTACGACATCTTCCGCGAGTACACGAAGCTCGTCGACGACCAGGCCGAGTCGCTCATGACCCTGCGCGGGATGTTCGCCCTGAAATCGGGAGAGCGCACGCCGGTGCCGCTGGACGAGGTCGAGCCGATCGAGTCGATCGTCAAGCGGTTCTCCACCGGCGCGATGAGCTACGGCTCCATCTCGAAGGAGGCGCACGAGACCCTGGCGATCGCCATGAACCGGCTCGGGGCCAAGTCGAACACCGGTGAGGGCGGCGAGGACCTCGAGCGCCTGCTCGACCCGGAGCGCCGCAGCGCGATCAAGCAGGTCGCCTCGGGCCGCTTCGGCGTCACGAGCATGTACCTCACGCACGCCGACGACATCCAGATCAAGCTCGCTCAGGGCGCGAAGCCGGGCGAGGGCGGTCAGCTGCCGCCGACCAAGGTGTACCCCTGGGTGGCCCGCACACGGCACGCGACGGCCGGAGTCGGCCTGATCTCCCCGCCGCCGCACCACGACATCTACTCCATCGAGGACCTCAAGCAGCTGATCTTCGACCTCAAGCGGGCGAACCCGGGTGCGCGTATCCACGTCAAGCTCGTCTCGGAGTCGGGCATCGGCGCGGTCGCCGCGGGGACGGCGAAGGCACTGGCCGACGTCATCCTGGTCTCGGGCCACGACGGCGGCACGGGAGCCTCCCCGGTCAACTCGCTCAAGCACGCGGGCACGCCGTGGGAGCTCGGCCTCGCCGAGACGCAGCAGACCCTCATGCTCAACGGCATGCGGGAGCGCGTCGTCGTGCAGGTCGACGGCCAGCTGAAGACCGGCCGCGACGTGATCGTCGGCGCCCTGCTCGGCGCCGAGGAGTTCGGTTTCGCGACGGCGCCGCTGGTGGTCTCTGGCTGCATCATGATGCGCGTGTGCCACCTGGACACGTGCCCCGTCGGCGTCGCGACCCAGAACCCGGAGCTGCGTTCGCGCTTCTCGGGCAAGCCCGAGTTCGTGGTGAACTTCTTCGAGTTCATCGCCCAGGAGGTGCGCGAGTACCTCGCGGAGCTCGGTTTCCGCACGCTGGACGAGGCGATCGGCCACGCGGAGCTGCTCGATGTGGACCGCGCCGTGAACCACTGGAAGGCGTCGGGCATGGACCTGTCGCCGATCCTGCACGGCCCGGCGTTCCCGGCCGATGCGCCGCGCAAGAACGGCCGCGCGCAGGACCACGAGCTGGACGAGCACTTCGACAACCAGCTGATCGACGCCTCCCGCGACGTGCTCGCGAACGGCGGCACGCTCTCGCTGACGCTTCCGATCCGGAACACGGAGCGTGCCGTCGGCACGATGCTCGGGCACGAGGTGACCAAGGCACGCGGTGAGAACGGCCTGCCCAGCGGGTCGATCGACATCACACTGACCGGTTCGGCCGGCCAGTCGCTCGGCGCGTTCCTCCCGGCGGGCATCACGCTGCGCCTGGAGGGCGACTCGAACGACTACGTCGGCAAGGGGCTCTCGGGCGGCCAGATCGTCGTGCGCCCCTCGAAGGACGCCGTGTTCCCGGCCGAACGCAACGTGATCGCCGGCAACGTCATCGGCTACGGCGCGACTCAGGGGAGCATGTTCATCCGCGGCATCGTGGGCGAGCGGTTCCTGGTGCGCAACTCGGGAGCGACCGCGGTCGTCGAGGGTGTGGGCGACCACGCGCTCGAGTACATGACCGGTGGCCTCGCCGTGATCCTGGGCGGCACCGGGCGCAACCTGGGCGCCGGTATGTCGGGCGGCACCGCGTACGTGTACGAGCTCAAGGAGGACCGGGTGAACCGCGACTCCCTCGCGAGCGGCGAGCTGGAACTGCTGCCGCTCGGCAGCGCGGACGTCGAGATCGTGCGCGACCTGCTCGAGAAACACCGTGCGGAGACGGGCTCGGCGCTGGCCGACCGTCTGCTCGAGGACTTCGACGCGACCGTCGGGAAGTTCGTGAAGTTGCTGCCGCGGGATTACGCGGCCGTGCTGCAGATGCGTCAAGAAGCCGTCGACGAGGGTCTGGACCCCGACGGCGACATCGTGTGGAACCGGATTTTGGAGGTCACTGGTGGCTGA
- the lgt gene encoding prolipoprotein diacylglyceryl transferase has protein sequence MSSWYASIPSPGPEWQNIPIDLFGWHWRIQTYAIMILIGIVVAVLWTSRRLSKRGGEPGVVLDFTLWAVVLGIIGARLYHVFTHPGDYFGPGSNPWNPFEPGSIWAIWEGGNAIFGSLIGGAVGVAIASKISGVRFWSFADALAPALLLAQSIGRLGNYVNQELFGLPTNLPWGLQIDAGNKAIPVGLPDGTLFQPLFLYEIIWNVIGIVVILLLERKFQLRWGKTFALYLIWYGLGRSYLESIRIDPSEFNILGIPSNVWAAFLAVVLGIVILIVQTRRHPGLEPGVYRPGREWVRPDAEVDSDDTDSDDEVPDEDDGVPAGSSGAKATSPTNG, from the coding sequence ATGAGCAGCTGGTACGCCAGCATCCCGAGCCCGGGGCCCGAGTGGCAGAACATCCCGATCGACCTGTTCGGATGGCACTGGCGCATCCAGACGTACGCGATCATGATCCTGATCGGGATCGTCGTCGCGGTGCTCTGGACCTCGCGCCGGCTGAGCAAGCGTGGCGGAGAGCCGGGCGTGGTGCTGGACTTCACCCTGTGGGCTGTCGTGCTGGGCATCATCGGGGCACGGCTCTATCACGTGTTCACGCACCCGGGCGACTACTTCGGCCCGGGATCGAACCCCTGGAACCCGTTCGAGCCGGGCAGCATCTGGGCCATCTGGGAAGGCGGCAACGCCATCTTCGGCTCGCTCATCGGCGGCGCCGTCGGCGTCGCGATCGCCTCGAAGATCTCGGGCGTGCGCTTCTGGTCGTTCGCCGACGCGCTCGCTCCCGCGCTGCTGCTCGCGCAGTCCATCGGCCGCCTCGGCAACTATGTCAACCAGGAGCTCTTCGGGCTGCCGACCAACCTCCCGTGGGGTCTGCAGATCGACGCGGGCAACAAGGCGATCCCGGTCGGGCTGCCGGACGGCACCCTGTTCCAGCCGCTGTTCCTCTACGAGATTATCTGGAACGTCATCGGCATCGTCGTCATCCTCCTCCTGGAGCGGAAGTTCCAGCTGCGCTGGGGCAAGACGTTCGCCCTGTACCTGATCTGGTACGGCCTCGGACGGTCGTACCTGGAGTCGATCCGCATCGACCCGAGCGAGTTCAACATCCTCGGCATCCCCTCCAACGTGTGGGCCGCTTTCCTCGCCGTCGTGCTCGGAATCGTGATCCTCATCGTCCAGACCCGTCGCCACCCCGGCCTCGAGCCGGGCGTGTACCGGCCGGGTCGTGAATGGGTCCGCCCGGATGCTGAGGTAGACTCGGACGACACGGACTCGGATGACGAGGTCCCCGACGAGGACGACGGGGTGCCCGCCGGATCCTCAGGAGCCAAGGCCACAAGCCCCACGAACGGCTGA
- the trpA gene encoding tryptophan synthase subunit alpha has translation MSRVADTIAQRNREAGGALIGYLPAGFPDLQTSIDAAVALAENGVDIIELGLPYSDPVMDGTVIQAATQQALANGFRLRDGITAVREITARADVPVLVMTYWNPVLQYGVDRFADELAAAGGAGLITPDLIPDEGAEWLAASDRAGLDRVFLAAPTSTDERLRRTVEASRGFVYAVSTMGITGARADVDAAARTLVGRLREAGSTSACVGVGISTGAQVREVLEYADGAIVGSALVKALADGGVDAVARTAAELAGGTAR, from the coding sequence GTGAGCCGCGTCGCCGACACCATCGCCCAGCGCAACCGGGAGGCCGGCGGCGCGCTGATCGGCTACCTGCCTGCCGGGTTCCCCGACCTGCAGACCAGCATCGACGCCGCCGTCGCCCTCGCCGAGAACGGCGTGGACATCATCGAGCTCGGGCTGCCGTACTCCGACCCGGTCATGGACGGCACGGTCATCCAGGCCGCGACTCAGCAGGCCCTCGCGAACGGCTTCCGGCTGCGCGACGGGATCACGGCGGTGCGCGAGATCACGGCGCGCGCCGACGTCCCCGTGCTCGTCATGACCTACTGGAACCCGGTGCTGCAGTACGGCGTGGACCGCTTCGCCGACGAGCTGGCCGCGGCCGGGGGAGCCGGGCTCATCACGCCCGACCTGATCCCCGACGAGGGCGCCGAGTGGCTCGCTGCGTCGGACCGCGCGGGCCTGGACCGGGTGTTCCTGGCCGCGCCGACCTCCACCGACGAGCGGCTGCGCCGCACGGTCGAGGCGAGCCGCGGGTTCGTGTACGCGGTCTCGACCATGGGCATCACCGGCGCGCGCGCCGATGTGGATGCCGCCGCGCGCACCCTCGTCGGCCGCCTCCGCGAGGCCGGCTCGACGAGCGCGTGCGTCGGGGTCGGGATCTCCACGGGAGCCCAGGTGCGTGAGGTGCTCGAATACGCCGACGGCGCGATCGTCGGCTCCGCTCTCGTGAAAGCCCTTGCAGACGGCGGGGTCGACGCGGTCGCCCGCACGGCTGCCGAGCTGGCGGGTGGCACGGCGCGGTAG
- the trpB gene encoding tryptophan synthase subunit beta: MSLRSETGPYFGDFGGRFVPESLVAALDELSAAWEAAKADPAFHAELDELQRSYTGRPSIITEVPRFAEHAGGARIILKREDLNHTGSHKINNVLGQAILTKRIGKKRVIAETGAGQHGVATATAAALFGLECTIYMGEVDTERQALNVARMRLLGAEVIAVKTGSRTLKDAINDAMRDWVTNVETTNYIFGTVAGPHPFPAMVRDLQKIIGEEAREQVLALTGRLPDAVAACVGGGSNAIGIFHAFLDDEDVRLVGFEAGGEGAETPRHAATITKGRPGVLHGARSMLLQDEDGQTIESHSISAGLDYPGVGPEHSWLASIGRAEYRPVSDAEAMDALRLLSLTEGIIPAIESSHALAGALALGRELGPDGIVLVNLSGRGDKDMETAGRYFGLIDEGAVQS; this comes from the coding sequence ATGTCCCTCCGTTCCGAGACCGGTCCCTACTTCGGCGACTTCGGCGGCCGCTTCGTGCCCGAGTCGCTCGTCGCCGCCCTGGACGAGCTCTCCGCGGCCTGGGAGGCCGCCAAGGCCGACCCCGCATTCCACGCGGAACTCGACGAGCTGCAGCGCAGCTACACCGGGCGCCCGTCGATCATCACCGAGGTGCCCCGTTTCGCGGAGCACGCGGGGGGCGCGCGTATCATCCTCAAGCGCGAGGACCTCAACCACACGGGGTCGCACAAGATCAACAACGTGCTCGGCCAGGCCATCCTGACCAAGCGCATCGGCAAGAAGCGCGTGATCGCCGAGACCGGCGCGGGCCAGCACGGCGTCGCGACGGCGACGGCGGCCGCCCTCTTCGGCCTCGAGTGCACGATCTACATGGGCGAGGTCGACACGGAGCGTCAGGCGCTCAACGTCGCCCGGATGCGCCTGCTGGGCGCCGAGGTCATCGCGGTGAAGACCGGTTCGCGCACCCTCAAGGACGCGATCAACGACGCCATGCGCGACTGGGTCACCAACGTCGAGACCACCAACTACATCTTCGGCACGGTCGCCGGCCCGCACCCGTTCCCGGCGATGGTCCGCGACCTGCAGAAGATCATCGGCGAGGAGGCCCGCGAGCAGGTGCTCGCGCTGACCGGCAGGCTTCCCGACGCGGTGGCCGCCTGCGTCGGCGGCGGGTCCAACGCCATCGGCATCTTCCACGCCTTCCTCGACGACGAGGATGTCCGCCTCGTCGGCTTCGAGGCCGGGGGAGAGGGCGCGGAGACGCCGCGCCACGCCGCCACCATCACCAAGGGCCGTCCCGGTGTGCTGCACGGCGCGCGCAGCATGCTGCTGCAGGACGAGGACGGCCAGACCATCGAGTCCCACTCGATCTCCGCCGGGCTGGACTACCCGGGGGTCGGACCGGAGCACTCCTGGCTCGCCTCCATCGGCCGCGCGGAGTACCGCCCGGTGTCGGACGCCGAGGCCATGGACGCGCTGCGCCTGCTGAGTCTGACCGAGGGCATCATCCCGGCCATCGAGTCGTCCCACGCGCTCGCCGGCGCGTTGGCGCTCGGCCGTGAGCTGGGGCCGGACGGCATCGTGCTGGTCAACCTCAGCGGTCGTGGCGACAAGGACATGGAGACCGCCGGACGCTACTTCGGCCTGATCGACGAAGGAGCCGTTCAGTCGTGA
- the trpC gene encoding indole-3-glycerol phosphate synthase TrpC, translating into MLADLVAGALEDAERRRVERPLAVVEAAALDRAPALDALAALAPADRIKVIAEVKRASPSRGALADIPDPAALASAYETGGASAISVLTEERRFRGSLADLESVRAAVSIPVLRKEFVAEPYQILEARAAGADLVLLIVAALDQKTLVSLHDLIVELGMTPLVEAHTEDELSRAFDTGAKLVGVNARNLSTFELDRDLFGRLADRYPSGTIRVAESAVLSAADVAHYRAGGADVVLVGEALVTSDPVATLGEFLGV; encoded by the coding sequence GTGCTCGCCGACCTCGTCGCCGGCGCGCTCGAGGATGCTGAACGGCGGCGCGTCGAGCGTCCGCTCGCCGTCGTCGAAGCGGCCGCCCTCGATCGCGCCCCCGCGCTGGACGCCCTCGCCGCCCTCGCCCCGGCCGACCGCATCAAGGTCATCGCCGAGGTCAAGCGGGCGAGCCCCTCGCGCGGCGCCCTCGCCGACATCCCGGATCCGGCCGCTCTCGCGTCCGCGTACGAGACCGGCGGCGCCAGCGCGATCAGCGTCCTGACCGAGGAGCGTCGTTTCCGCGGCTCGCTCGCCGATCTCGAGTCGGTCCGCGCTGCCGTGTCGATCCCGGTGCTCCGCAAGGAGTTCGTCGCCGAGCCGTACCAGATCCTGGAGGCGCGCGCCGCCGGCGCCGACCTCGTGCTCCTCATCGTCGCCGCGCTCGACCAGAAGACCCTGGTCTCGCTGCACGACCTGATCGTCGAGCTGGGCATGACCCCGCTGGTCGAGGCTCACACCGAGGACGAGCTGAGCCGGGCGTTCGACACCGGCGCGAAGCTCGTGGGCGTCAACGCCCGCAACCTCTCCACGTTCGAGCTGGACCGCGATCTGTTCGGCCGCCTGGCCGACCGGTATCCGTCCGGCACCATCCGCGTCGCGGAGTCCGCCGTCCTCTCGGCGGCCGACGTCGCGCATTACCGGGCGGGGGGCGCGGACGTCGTGCTCGTCGGCGAAGCGCTCGTGACGAGCGATCCCGTCGCCACGCTCGGCGAATTCCTGGGAGTCTGA
- a CDS encoding DUF6704 family protein: protein MSTESVEPGHGHSPAAWTAVIIMLVAFAIGAVAFFFEAPVVVWAAAGLAVVGLIVGWIMKRAGYGVGGSKYTPKGH, encoded by the coding sequence ATGAGCACCGAGTCAGTCGAGCCAGGCCACGGTCATTCGCCGGCGGCGTGGACGGCCGTGATCATCATGCTGGTCGCCTTCGCCATCGGCGCGGTCGCCTTCTTCTTCGAGGCTCCCGTCGTCGTCTGGGCCGCAGCCGGCCTCGCCGTCGTCGGACTCATCGTCGGCTGGATCATGAAGCGCGCCGGGTACGGCGTCGGCGGCTCCAAGTACACCCCGAAGGGCCACTGA
- a CDS encoding Trp biosynthesis-associated membrane protein gives MTVDPTEGDGGDIDREVERRVSRRSKYVTLLALVAGSGLALLAATQTWFGVHLTDVARHVSVLSVPGSTAAPALTALALAGLALTAALAIAGPVFRIALALLGVLLGVSVLISAGTALGDALRASSSAITTATGVAGTASVRRLVDQVDVQFWPWLAVVGGALIVLASAAVVVLSRLWPGPSRKYQTRFAGEDGVDSAAALGLSATEETDDDEARAVAEGEASSGPAALDRDTAIDSWDELSRGDDPTR, from the coding sequence ATGACCGTGGACCCGACCGAGGGCGACGGCGGTGACATCGACCGGGAGGTCGAGCGCCGCGTGAGCCGCCGGTCCAAGTACGTCACCCTGCTGGCGCTCGTCGCCGGGAGCGGGCTCGCGCTGCTGGCCGCGACGCAGACCTGGTTCGGCGTGCACCTCACGGACGTCGCACGTCACGTCAGTGTCCTGAGCGTTCCCGGGTCGACGGCGGCGCCGGCCCTCACCGCCCTCGCGCTGGCGGGTCTCGCCCTCACCGCGGCGCTCGCGATCGCCGGCCCGGTCTTCCGGATCGCCCTCGCGCTGCTCGGCGTGCTGCTGGGCGTCTCGGTGCTCATCTCGGCGGGGACCGCCCTGGGAGACGCGCTGCGTGCGTCGTCCTCGGCCATCACGACGGCGACCGGGGTCGCGGGCACCGCGTCCGTGCGCCGCCTGGTCGACCAGGTCGACGTGCAGTTCTGGCCGTGGCTCGCCGTCGTCGGCGGTGCGCTCATCGTGCTGGCGAGTGCGGCCGTCGTGGTGCTCTCCCGCCTCTGGCCGGGACCGTCGCGCAAGTACCAGACACGCTTCGCCGGGGAGGACGGGGTCGACTCCGCCGCCGCTCTCGGACTGTCCGCGACCGAGGAGACGGACGACGACGAAGCACGCGCCGTGGCGGAAGGTGAAGCCTCGTCCGGGCCCGCCGCCCTCGACCGGGACACCGCGATCGACAGCTGGGACGAGCTGAGCCGCGGCGACGATCCCACGCGCTGA
- a CDS encoding anthranilate synthase component I produces the protein MIATTAATTRRADFDALVGSHRVVPVVRELFADGETPVGIYRKLAAGRPGTFLLESAEQGGIWSRFSFVGAASFGVLTQDGDDVRWLDYGLSAERALGPQAALRPLEALAALHQRWQTPRIPGLPPLTGGLVGFIGWEAIRQIERLPAQPPADYDIPGQALAFASDLVVVDHRSGTVKLIANALADGEEPAEALWADAQARLDRMQRELAQPSEAWLAEVDLDTPAEPVSRTHEEDFLASVETAKERIVAGDIFQVVISQRFELACTASAIDVYRVLRALNPSPYMYLLSLERPDGGAYQIVGSSPEALVKVQEGRAFTHPIAGSRPRGATPEEDLDLEASLLADDKERAEHLMLVDLARNDLLKVCAAGTVEVTEFMRVERFSHIMHIVSSVEGDLLPESSAIDVFRATFPAGTLSGAPKPMALRIIDELEPAQRGVYGGVIGYFDFAGDADLAIAIRTATIMDGVARVQAGGGLVADSVPRSEFQESQNKAAAPLRAVAVANALHRVTGDESGR, from the coding sequence GTGATCGCGACCACCGCAGCCACCACCCGACGCGCGGACTTCGACGCGCTCGTCGGCAGCCACCGCGTGGTCCCCGTCGTACGCGAGCTCTTCGCGGACGGCGAGACCCCGGTCGGCATCTACCGCAAGCTGGCCGCCGGACGTCCGGGCACCTTCCTCCTGGAGTCCGCCGAGCAGGGCGGCATCTGGTCCCGGTTCTCGTTCGTCGGCGCAGCCTCGTTCGGCGTGCTCACGCAGGACGGCGACGATGTGCGCTGGCTGGACTACGGTCTCTCGGCCGAGCGGGCCCTGGGCCCGCAGGCGGCGCTCCGCCCGCTCGAGGCGCTGGCCGCCCTGCACCAGCGCTGGCAGACGCCGCGCATCCCCGGGCTGCCGCCCCTAACCGGCGGCCTCGTCGGATTCATCGGCTGGGAGGCGATCCGCCAGATCGAACGGCTGCCGGCGCAGCCTCCGGCCGACTACGACATCCCCGGGCAGGCGCTCGCGTTCGCCTCGGACCTGGTCGTCGTCGACCACCGGTCGGGCACGGTCAAGCTCATCGCGAACGCGCTGGCGGACGGTGAGGAGCCGGCCGAGGCCCTGTGGGCGGACGCCCAGGCGCGCCTCGACCGGATGCAGCGCGAGCTGGCCCAGCCGTCGGAGGCGTGGCTGGCGGAGGTCGACCTCGACACCCCGGCCGAACCCGTGTCGCGCACCCACGAGGAGGACTTCCTCGCGTCGGTGGAGACGGCCAAGGAGCGCATCGTCGCCGGTGACATCTTCCAGGTCGTGATCTCCCAGCGGTTCGAGCTGGCGTGCACCGCCTCGGCGATCGATGTCTACCGAGTGCTGCGCGCGCTCAACCCGAGCCCGTACATGTACCTCCTGTCGCTCGAGCGGCCGGACGGCGGCGCCTACCAGATCGTCGGCTCGTCCCCGGAGGCCCTCGTCAAGGTGCAGGAGGGGCGCGCCTTCACCCACCCCATCGCCGGCTCGCGTCCCCGCGGGGCGACGCCGGAGGAGGACCTCGACCTCGAGGCGTCGCTGTTGGCGGACGACAAGGAGCGTGCCGAGCATCTCATGCTCGTCGACCTCGCCCGTAACGACCTTCTCAAGGTCTGTGCCGCCGGCACCGTCGAGGTGACCGAGTTCATGCGCGTCGAGCGCTTCAGCCACATCATGCACATCGTCTCGTCGGTGGAGGGCGACCTGCTGCCGGAGTCGTCGGCGATCGACGTGTTCCGCGCCACCTTCCCCGCCGGAACGCTCTCGGGCGCGCCGAAGCCGATGGCGCTGCGGATCATCGACGAGCTGGAGCCCGCTCAGCGCGGGGTGTACGGCGGCGTGATCGGCTACTTCGACTTCGCCGGCGACGCGGATCTCGCCATCGCCATCCGCACCGCGACCATCATGGACGGCGTGGCGCGGGTGCAGGCCGGGGGCGGCCTCGTGGCCGACTCCGTGCCGCGCAGCGAGTTCCAGGAGTCGCAGAACAAGGCCGCCGCCCCGCTGCGCGCCGTCGCGGTGGCGAATGCGCTGCACCGGGTCACCGGCGACGAGAGCGGACGCTGA